GAAGTCTGGAGATATGATTATGAAAGGAAACCAATTGGTAGGAGGAAGCTTCGTGTTGGATATGACTTCTATCAGCTCTACTGACCTTACAGGAGAATATCAGCAAAAACTGAACGGACACCTTAAGAATGGTGACTTCTTTGAAGTTGAAAAATTCCCTACTGCAAGCTTCAAAATTACAGGAGTAAAGAAAAACAACGATAAAGTTTATAACTCTCTTGTAACCGGAAACCTTACTGTAAAAGGAAAAACAAGCCCAATCTCTTTCCCTGCTAAGATTTCTTACAGCAAAGGAGTAGTAAGTTTAGTATCAAACAAATTCTCTTTCGACAGACAAAAATTTGATGTAGCTTACAAGTCTACAATGCAGGATGTTTTTGTGAAAGATGATATTGATATGCTTGTAAAGGTAACTGCTCAATAAATTAATCAAAAAAAGATTGTTAAAAGTGTAGAAGTTCTACACTTTTTTTTATTTTTGTTGAATTGTAAATAAAAAAGAATGAAAAGATTACTATTGTTTGCTATGGTGTGCGCAAGTATATCATTTGTTTCTGCCCAAAAGAAATTTGATAAGGTTGCAAAAGTGACTTCATCAGAGATCAGATGGTGGGGGTATAAGGTGGTAAAAACCGAGGCTTCTTCCCACTCAGGAACAGTAAAGCTAAAGAGCGGAAAATTCAACTTTGACCACA
The window above is part of the Chryseobacterium sp. MA9 genome. Proteins encoded here:
- a CDS encoding YceI family protein, which gives rise to MKKIFLLAVLAGGLAFGQSKKVVASDVHWWGYKVAKSEASSHDGTVKVKSGDMIMKGNQLVGGSFVLDMTSISSTDLTGEYQQKLNGHLKNGDFFEVEKFPTASFKITGVKKNNDKVYNSLVTGNLTVKGKTSPISFPAKISYSKGVVSLVSNKFSFDRQKFDVAYKSTMQDVFVKDDIDMLVKVTAQ